The Telopea speciosissima isolate NSW1024214 ecotype Mountain lineage chromosome 11, Tspe_v1, whole genome shotgun sequence genome includes the window GGCCGAAGGTGGCAGAGGCTAGACTTTGCGAGTCACAGAGTCATCACTACAAAGGGCCGTGTGGTCATGAGAAGAACTGTGCTCATGTTTGCAAAACCGAGGGATTTCATGGAGGCAAATGCAAGGGATTTGTACGTAAATGCTACTGCACCAAAACTTGTAATCCATGATCGACCAGTCAGATATTACCAGCTTCTTCTGCACAAGGGATGGCTTGATCGTTTCTTAATTTTCAGTGTTTTGATGTATTTTAAGAATAAAGTGAACCGAGTTATGTTTTGAGAATGGAGAGTTAGATTGAGATTGCTCTGCTACTAATGTGTTTTGTCACCTTCGTACGTAGTCAGTTTATGTAATATTATGTttgcgctctctctctctctctcctaaattCATCGATCCTCTTCCTATAAGTGGATGATCTTCATATGTGATtcaccatccatggggtgtgaGACCCAGATGCTATAGATAGTTGATCCCCATGTTGGGAGCTGATCCAAACCTGGACTAAGTCCGGACTCCGGATCCTCTCCCCGTGTAGCGACGGTCTCATGTGGGAtccaccatccatggggtgcGGGACTCACACCATATAAACAGTTGATCCTCATGTGGGGAGCTGATCCAAAAATGGACTAAGTAGTCCAGATCCTCTCCCCACATAGGGATGGTCCCCACATGGGAtccaccatccatggggtgaGAGACCCACCTCTTGCTTGTGGGACCTCGGTGGGTTAACCATGGATTCAGATATTGGTATCGAAGATGGTATCGGATTCCGTTGATACTGATCTAGATTGGCGTCCTTGTATCGATTCAAATTGGTCGATTTTCCCTCtagttttcattaaaaattgggttttttttttttttttttttggattttaccTTTGATCCAGGATCACCAAGGGTCGGGATAGGCCTCAGCCGATACCGATACAGATCCGATCTTGTCGATCCGATACCAAGACACATAGCTCATTCCAAGGGGCTAATTATTTGAAATAGGTCTAGTGTAATTCAATTTCAAGCCCCATCAATCTATTTTATGGGCGGGTTCATAAAATTTAATGATTTCGATTCAAATTTTATTTAGGAAGTTGGAAGAAATGGATCCCAATATCATATCCAAAATTTCCTGCTCAAGGACCGGTCTTACAAAGAAAATCAAcgaaggaaaaaacaaaaagcgaACCCTATCCAATGGTGTAAAACAATCAATAGGGTTATAGGCCGATCATTTCGTGTACTCTTGCCCAAATTGAACCCAATCCCCTTTGAACCCTGTTTCCTACTAAACTGGACTAATGGATTTGTGGGCTTGGTGTATAAATCCACCCCAGATCTGTCAATTTAATCCCAATCGCAATCTTAGATAATTCGAGTATATGGGAAAATTACGGTACCGAACTCGGAGAAATATGATGATTTTCTTTTGGCATAAGAAaatgtaattaaataaatataaatatgtgCATCGTTTATTTATGAAGGTAgatggtaaaggttgctccattgtgaccaagtggtcatgagTTCGAGTCTGGAAGCAGTCTCCCTGCacaagcaagggtaaggcgggcTACAGTCATTATTACCCTCTCAAGATCCTGAATGACAATTCTATAGGTGCATTTAGAACATGTAACCTATGGGttgaggaaaactttgtccaaaaaCTAAAagtataaattatttgacattaTAAATATGTACAAAATTTTTGGAATAACATGAAAAGTAAGGTAAAAACTCACAaataagtagggatgtaaacggatcgaattcggttggatagtgacattatcatattcgtatccgattatatttggATGGTTATCCTATcggtttttggacggattcggataattttcggatagtgatttttttaatacaggttctcctaaatggatatgaatacggatcgaatacgatttttcgtCTATCTGCTGacatatttactgtctttatgatgagggttagggttgagacttgagagttcagtaactaccctttcttcgactcttcttagtcttttattctcttacgttttttacttttgattttttaatagatatgtaattccatgtatcacattgcataaaacaatatacataacccaatagcaaatctagaaaaagaatcacattatcttaactcataaatttataaaaataagataaaaaatccaataaggtaacttaaaagtaCAGACAAActcagagttatatttcagatattttattatcgtcggattgctaaacgaatcagataataataggttggatagggggattatcatattcatatccgattaatttcggacagattcggattctcctaaatagaTACGAATGCAGATCAAATACGGATTTacaaatatccatttacatcaaTAAGATCACCAtgatagaaaaattgaaggcaAAAGTTCTTCAAAACAGGTCATATGATAAGTTTACCAGGGTTGCTCACCAATTTTTCGCCACGTAGTGGGATGTGGTGGTAATTCTGACCATTGAAATAGATAGGTCTAAATTAGATTGGCCCATGTTATATTTTTAGGGGCTAATTAAACCAAAAGCCTTCACCTATGTGGACATACATCATTGTATTTATTGTCAACTATCCACGCACACCAGCTTGCTTTTGCGCTTGTCTTGTAGAAGCAAGCCTTAGGCTAAGGTCTCAGCTTCAAGCACCCACACCGCATTTGCTCATACAACTTCTCTTAGATTTTCAAGATTTTATTTTGCCACTGTGCATTTAAGCTGAAATTCGACCCGGATGAGTTCTTTGAGGTCTatatgtccacaaaatttgaaccCATTTGATTTGGCAAGTGATAGAATCTTAGACTATCTTCTCAAGTTTATAAGGATGGTTTGTCTTCGGTAACTTAGCCCATTTTTTAAAGTACTACttcaaatatttatttaaaaaaaaaatttgatactATGACAAATAATTCATGATTAGTATGATAGTTTACTGACCATTAGATCTACATATATTGGTCATTTCAAGAGATTTTCAACCTatgcttaaaaaaaaaggtcatgCAATAGGAAGTCTGGGAGCTATATCTCGTTCTAGCGTTCATGACCCACGAATCCTTAAGATAAAGAAAATCTTAATTCCAATGGAAAAGCAAAGCAAACAAAGCAATTAGATTATAAACTTCAAGATACTCTATTTCATCCAAACCAATCCTTATATTAAGAGGTTGGATTACATAAGAAAAGGAAatctaaataaaatagaaaacaaaatattatagaaaataaaatagaaaaaaatttcgGAGGTTGCATAGACTCGTTGAACATGCGAATTTGACTATGAAAAGTGAGTCCAATGAATGCTTTTATTGAAAAGCCTATAGAGCATTGATTGTCCTTCCTGAAAAGATTTTTGACCCGTAGTCATCCTAACAAAAAATTATGACAACTGAAAATTgagataaaaaattaatatcttTGTCCTGATTGGATGGATTTCTACTAAATTAATCAGTCTAAAAAGAGTAGATGTTTTCCACCATGCTAGTGTGAGCTGTCTCACCATTTCGCATGTGGGAGACTATTTTCATATTAATTTAGGGAGGCCCATGTGGTGTGGGAAGAGACAGTGTCAATGTGGGGTTCACTAATCAAAATGTGAAAAGGCATGGGAAGAAGTTCCAAAGAGGTGAAAACATTGACTCTGCCTTTTTCTATTACGCTTAgaaatc containing:
- the LOC122644667 gene encoding defensin Ec-AMP-D1-like, translating into MERSMRVFSALLVLSLLFMATEMGPKVAEARLCESQSHHYKGPCGHEKNCAHVCKTEGFHGGKCKGFVRKCYCTKTCNP